AGAATAAAAGAATAAGCTATATAAGACACAAACTAATATGCAAacacaaataacaataaataaaagtGCGGCTACAACATGCAGAGGTAGGCAAATACATAAAACACCTCTGAAGAAACACTCAAGATTCACTGTTTGTCAATGACTGTGGCCACACTCTTCTCTAAGCAATAAAAATTTTCACCTCAGCTACAGTGCTGAAGTACCTTAAGTAGACATTTCGATGTAACAAACACAGTGACTTTCCTTTCTTACTCTGAACCTCAGCAGATGATCACACATTAAATGTTCAAGTTTGTGATCGGCAGCCAAGCATGTGGTGTTAGTTACCAAGCGCAGCTGTACTGGACTACAAATGCAATTTCACCACAGAGATTCAGTGCCTTTCAAGGCAGTAGAGGTGAGCAATATGCTGCAGTTAATGGTAATCAGATTCAGCCCAGATGCGTGCAATATTTTTCATGCTACACAAGCATAAAGTATAAAGAGTACAACAATTTAAACAATCCTGGATTCAAAGCACTTGTTATGCGGCTGTGTGATAATGTCTTCATGTTGCTTTTACACATACATGGCACAGTACCATGCTCATAGCTCTGAAAACCAAATATCTACAGCTTCTGATCCAACCAAAGTGCCAAAGTTAATACTGAACACCTCAATTCAAGGACAAATCCATGCCACTTCAGTGAAGCGACCACTCTGACACTGCAGCTGTACTTTTCCCTTGGTCATGGAGACAGCAGCAAGATGCACATTATCAgaaaatgaataaagggaaatcagacatccacctgttcgtagcaattgctacaaaggaaacccatacgggttcctcaaaaggaaagcctcatagttgaagaaaaattcatcctagTCCGGGACGAAAATTATCAGAAAATGTGCTATAACAGCACTGCATTGTGTGATAACACTAGAGGCACAAgcacttctttcctttttccaaTGCATTTTGCAAGTCTTGTGCTGCTATATGGCGGCAGTGTCAGCCAATGAGATGGTTACAAACATGGCCTTTCcattagccttttttttttcacgccctGGTATCAAGAAaccatttcagggtccctttgaTGTAGCATAACAATGCTGCATCCAGTTTCTCTAGTAAGAAGCAAACTGTCTCTTGTCTGATCGGGATAGTCAACACCAGCTAAAGCCAATAGTTTGCACTATTACTCTAAATGAGCCCACTTCTTGGTGCCTGTATGGGCCACATGAAAAGTGTTGGTTCGGGCAAATTGTCATGGATACTGGTGTCCCTCCGGCCCTCTTCAATGTCTCAAACAATTATACTTCTGTGAGCTACCTAGCACACGAGGCACTCTTTAAGGTTGGCATTGCAGTCAGGCAGGACATGCTGCCTCTTCAATCTTGTAGTCGCAACCGGTCCACAGAATGGTTGCAGCCAACCCCCAGGTGAAAGCGCACTCCATCCACAAGAACTGTGCAGCCCGGTGGCACCTGCTTGGCAATTAGGGGACTATCTCCAATATCAATAAGTGTGTTCTCCAAGTTCAGCCACTGCAGCTGTGGGAAAACATCAACCAGCACCTTCATTGTCTGCACAGTAACCCTTGTGCTAAAGAGACAAAGCTCCTGTAATGAAAAGCACTTTCCTTTGGAGAGGTGCAAAGCGCCGATATCAGTAACTGCTGTGCTACCAACATACAATCTTTCCAGTGCAAATGCATTTTCGGCAATTGTGCGGATTGCCTCATCTGTGATCTTAGTGCCATCAAGGGCCAAGGTTTTCAAGTTATGGCCACGGCTTACAACCAATGCCACACCTGTGTCCCGGATGTCCTCACAGTATTCCAGGTACAGCTCGCGAAGGTTTGGGAGCTGTGTGACAAAGGGAATGTCCTGGTCTGAGACACACCAACAAAAGCTCAAGTCGAGAATGCTCAGGTTACGAATGGCCAAAAGCGAGAAGAACTGGTCCACTTGAAAAAAAGAGTGGCGAAGTGAAAGGGTCTTGAGAGTGGGTGGGAGGTCTCCCACAGTTACAGGGGCAAAGTCATCGAGAGTTGTTAAAAGAGCACTCTTGATGACAAGGGTGGACAAGTAAGGGCAGTGGGCTCGAAGGTCACGCAGAGCTCCTGGAGACAGGAAGAGCCCACAGTGCAAGAAGCTCGACACGTACAACCACCGAACAGAGTCTGTTAGCACTGAGGCCAGCCTGTCCATCTGCACTGAGCTGATTTCAGGTGCGCTGGCATCCACGCATGTCCACAGGGCTTGGCTCCGTGAGAGACCATACCAACGGCGGCAAACCCTGCCAGGGACACAGAAGTGTTGCACTTAGCTCATCACTGTCCGATATAATGCATTCACAACAATCACACACATCTTGTGCCCCTTCAGAATTGCTCTGGCTAAAGTAGAAGCAACAAGTGCATGAACAATGAGCAGTTATTAGAATATctgctctccttttttttttttttcgcaatcttACCAAggaacagacaatgaagccagcaAAAGCACAGGGCAAATTAATAATGtttaattgaaatgcagaaataataaagcaaactgaaatgaaaatgaacaaaaagataacttgccgcaggtggggactgAACCCACATTTTCTGCATTATGCGTATAGTGCTTTATCAATTAAGCTACCATGGCACCATTCTCACAGCCAGTTTCTTGAGTATTTGTGTAGGTGTGTAAGATTagctctgggagtgttagccagtgccactaaCGGCCTCAGGTGGCAGATCATTTTACCTCAGGTGTCATATAGTATGTCAATTTAGAAGCAGGCCAACTAGGCCCTTGTATGATACCTCATGGCATCAAGACTACCAAATTCAAGGCCCTCGTTATGCGATGAACGAAAAGAATAAGGGGTTCCGATGGCTTGACTTTTTTGCTAGTCGGAACTACCCAAAGTGGCTTCAAGTTCAGACGGACATTGAGATCACCCAATTCAGAGCTTTATCTCTGTATGCGACTGCCATTCAACACTTCTCTCATGTATACAAAACAAAGCTCTGAATTCACAGCACGACACAGAAGTTATCATAAGCACATCAATATTTCTTAGAACATATTTACATCAGTGTCATATGCAGTCTTGACCTATCTCATATGTGTGAGGACATGAGAAGGacattcatttttcttttgagTAGGAAATTCTTTGACATACGGTAAAACAAACAGTATAGCCATTTGAAATACCGTATAGCCTTGGTAAAGCAAAATCACTAAATTCAAAATTTAACAGCGTAGATAAATGTGCACATTCTTCAGGCTGAATTATTAACAATGTAGTGGTGAAAGACTCAGCACAGTATGAATGACAAAACTGCAAGACCAAGCCTCCCCCCAAAAAATGTCTTTTGTGTTTGTTCATTCAGCTTGTATATACAGGACTGTGAAGATGCCACCATTGCAGTATGGTGGGGTTTTTTCACCATGCACCACCCAGGGACAAAAAGCAGCTTTCTGACACTGATGCCTGCTGATGAGCAGGGTTGGCTCAAAAGGAGGTTGAGGGGTGGCAGCCGATCCCCCAATATTTCTGCTGCCCTCCCATCGACCCCCCTACCTCCTTAGAGCATGGTGTGCTAATAGAGTGCCCTCCTGTACCCCCAACAAAAATGCAAAATCATGCTGTACCCACCACCCCGAGCAGAAAAATGCTAGTGCTACAGCTGCTGCTAAGTCAGGAAAACATAATCCTGGTCTGTTAAAACATTGGGGATTAGGCAGTTGTAATGCAGCAAGCCAAGTCAAAAGATTTGATgccagaattgaaaaaaaaaattcggggcAGTGGATGACTCCACAAATGCAAACCGGGAAGAATGCAACTGCTCCTCTAGATTGAGAAAGGGCCCATAAGACAGACAAGAACTCTTCAGAAAAATACCAATGGCTTAGAAAGAAAGCAGTTTTGCATAACAATGTAATAACAAGCATATATGTTATGATTCTCCCACCAACCATTAGCACAATCAGGGCTTGCCATGCTCCGAACCAGAGTGAAACAAGCTCATCTAAAATGTTTGCATCAATTAATTCATAACCAGCTCCAAGATTGACTCGCCAAAATGTATCTCCTTTTCACAGTCTCGTGCATCACGTCAACAACATCCTTAAACCTTAAGCCACAATGACACTTtcaatattcattttttccatgTGCAGTTCAATAGTGGAACCACCTTGATCCTCTGATTGCTAAATGCATGTCACTAACCACTTTTATCAGTATGATGGATGATGTAATTGATAAAAACCACTAACAGTTTCTTTCCTAATATTACATAACTAAATGGTATTGTGTAGATTCTGTGCAGAAAAACTGTAGATTTTTTGTGCACTACTACTTTCACCAGATATTGAATTGTTACTCAGCTACACTAGAATAAGACATTGTATTAGCTGCCTTATTATTTCTAATTATTGTTGTGAATAGCATTCTGTTaatattccggagtcctccactacggcgtgcctcataatcagaaagtggttttggcatgtaaaaccccataatttttaaagcaTTCTGTTAATATTAACCTTTGTTTGTGTATACAGTACTGTCCACCTGCCTTGATTTTACATGAgcctggcagtattgaaaataaataaataaaataaataaataaataatagaatGGTAGATTATGACATTGGGAGAGGCACAAGTGGACTGACTCGGTAAACACTGTACATATCTTCCCACCCCCTTTCTTTTCCAGCTAAATAAAACTTTCAATAAAACTAAAAGAATAACCATGCACTTCCATGCCTTTTTGAATTTCTCTCATTATTGTAGCTGTCTTGagattccgctgcttttattttgTACTAGGGACATCCTTACATTGAGGATTTACAATATCTTACAGCACTTTTATATGTAAGGCATTTCCAACTATTCATATATAATACCAACGCTTTCAATGTCCCTATGAAGGTATGCATACACACCGACTGACATAACGGGTCGTTATGCTGAGCAAGAAGTCGCGGGTTCCCCAACGCATGGTCCCGGCAGCCGCCCGATTCGGACGGGATGCAAAAACGCTCTAGTGCACGGTAAACCACTAAATGATCGAAATTAACGCGGAAGCCTCCACGACTGCATCCCCTTTGTAGCCCACTGTGCAGCTTCGGGAAACACCACGATTTTCTCTCAGTTTGACATGGACGCGGCTAAGTGCTCAGACTTTCACGACGCATTCACAATGCAATGCATAAGGACATATTGACACTCACGTTGCCACTGTTCACACTGGTCACACGAGGACAATGGCGCACCTGAATACAGTTGAGTTTCCCTAGGCTCGATACCGGTGAATTCGACCATGTTCAAACTTTCCAAAGGGCATCCGCAAGCGGTAAATACTCTGATAATAATTTTAATCGATTTACGTCCCGTAGTTCATGAACTTAAGAAAGTCAACTGCGTTGCACTTAATTCAGCGGGAAATGACCACGGTTCTGCTGAGAGCCAAGTCGCATGTATGAAACTGCCGTTGAACTCTTGAGAAGCAGTATTGCATCAAGGACATTAAATTGACTATCTCCCAGCCCTAAAGAATAGCAATGCCCTAAGGAATAGCAATGACTTGCGCTTCGATTGCGAGTGGCTCCGCCCACTCTATCGCTAGCAAATAAACCACGATTAGGAGTCGCACGGCTTCAATCTAGAACAGAGCAGTTCAAGCAAACGGGTAATCGCTTCAACGCCTATCAATCGGCGACTTCTCATGGATTACTACTGATACCACTGAATGCTCCCACAAGCCGCGAATTTTTTTGTTGACATTTGACTGCGCTAGGCGGCACCCCCTTCCGCAATTTTTTTCAGACGGCACAGTTAGATCGCTCCACGATGCAACGCCAAGAGCAATTTCAACACGAACAACAACACGAATTAGATCGCAGCAGTGTGCGAAAGGCGAACAAGGGCAGGCAGGACTACGCCTTGCTGAGACACTATAACAAAGgctgcacacatgcacacacgttCAGTATGCTAGTGCTCTAAGATTTGGTCATTTTTAGAAATAATACTGCTGCATACATAATTTAACTGGTGCAGCTGGTTTTACACCGGCTTTTAATTTTACGGTTCAAGACGGCTTTCGCAATGCGCCTCTTGGCAGCATGCTGGCAAGTCGAAACGATTGATCTGACCGCTCACCTTCCAACTTTGCATAGATCAGAGAACTTCAAGAGCCTAAATATCTGCAGAAGCACCACGTCGGGCAGTCCATCTGCATCGAATGCTGTCATGATACTGATTCCACGTATACGAAAAATCACATGTTGAATGAGAACGAAATTATTTgtagacacagcgagggcaatgTAGATAACACATAAAAGTTACATTTCCACGTGGCGCCCTCTCGCGGTTCTCCATCTTTCGCTAATACGCCAACCCGCCGTTTGGGCACAGCACCGGTGCAGGGACAGCGGGGACAGCCGTAGAATGGTTCCAACGTCCAAATACAAAGAGGTTTTGTAAATATATAACCTCCTTATTTCAATATTTACAAGAAACTCTATGGTGGTGGCTTTGGAtggcccaacaccattgccacacTGCAGAAAAATCGACCTCGCTGAACTTGCGTATTGGCTAAATATATTGATACGGGAGCTGGACGTTTTCCATACAAAAATTTAACGTTTTCGTGGGTGAAACACAGACACTTGCGGAATGTTCAAGATAAGGAGGTTTTGAGCTTTATCGGCACATTTTATGTTGACATCAACCGCATGGCCAGGCTCTTGCGGAACTATGCGTGTGCAACAATATATAGTAAGATCCAACGCCTATGGAATATCAACTGCTGTCCGTATACATCTACAACTGCAGTGTACTAGTACACTGTATATACAACAATTCCTTACTAAAGTTTCCCCATTGAGTTTCATacaattgtatgaaactctgagtTTCACGATCATTCGCTCCtacatgcagtggcgtagctaggtcacgtgGTACCCGGGGCCCtcaggtcttctgtcacctccacCCCTCCCccgctgggtgtagccggcggaaagaggggtgtcttcagacgtatataacccccccccccccccaactggcgtagcaacagggggtccgggaggccgtgggccccgggtgcacgaggccagcaggggggggggggggtcatatacgtctgaagacacccgaaaattgtcgatatccgcgcctccctcgactacacccctgggggggtgacagaagagctaagggccccgggtgccagacaacctagctacgccactgcccccccccctccctcactggccccttgcatccggggcccacggccccccggccccccctgttgctacgccactgcctacaTGTGTGTTTTCATCCTTCTTGGACAGGCTTGTAAATCGTAATGTAAGAAAAAATGAAGCAGGATGTACGTGATGTAAAATGAATTCTGAAAACTCTCGCCCATCTCGGTTTCAATTGTACACTCTGGGAGGAACCGCATGAATTAAGACAACAAAGATCAATTTTATAATAGTTACTGAAACTGGCAACACATTCGAGCCCTCACGTGCTGAGGAAGGTCGTGTTACGTACACAACCGAACAGCGCACGCCGACTGTCTGAAGCAAAACAGCCACTGCATTTTGCAGTGAAGTGGTAGCACGGAACTATGCCGAGCGTAGCGCAGGGGCCAATGTTATAAATTGAGGCTATAAAAAGGCTATAAAAagtatgttgtaggctgcttccgtatgcgaGGACACCCAcgacgaggtattggacgctgcaaacatttcaaaataattttaatttgCTATGTCGCACTAGGCTTAAAACACTGACATCAGTCAGACATAACGCCGCAAGCACCGCAGCTTTATTGCAGCCTGCGTCCGTGTCTTCCGCTGCTGACGTGTGATGATGACCATGGCAGTGCCGATGAAGgcacgatgaagatgacgatgaagttggcGATACATCACTTCTTCCCCTCTTACAGGTCCAAGCGTTCAGGAGGCCGTCGCTGTCGGGTCGATCTTCGTAACGGTGGCGGGCTATCCGTCTGGGCCACTTCTGGACTATGTCGCAACGTGATTGGAGTGCTATCTGCAGGGTTTACGGCTACCCTCTGTGTCGAGAAAGAGTCTGAGACAGTTCGACGTCTCACCTGGTCCAAGTGTCGCCGCTGAATTCCTTTCCCGGAATCAACAGTGACCATTCTGGACCCCAGTTGATCTCGCACTACTCCTGGTATCCACCTGCGACGACTTGTTCGGA
This Dermacentor albipictus isolate Rhodes 1998 colony chromosome 1, USDA_Dalb.pri_finalv2, whole genome shotgun sequence DNA region includes the following protein-coding sequences:
- the LOC135896850 gene encoding F-box/LRR-repeat protein 12-like, giving the protein MTAFDADGLPDVVLLQIFRLLKFSDLCKVGRVCRRWYGLSRSQALWTCVDASAPEISSVQMDRLASVLTDSVRWLYVSSFLHCGLFLSPGALRDLRAHCPYLSTLVIKSALLTTLDDFAPVTVGDLPPTLKTLSLRHSFFQVDQFFSLLAIRNLSILDLSFCWCVSDQDIPFVTQLPNLRELYLEYCEDIRDTGVALVVSRGHNLKTLALDGTKITDEAIRTIAENAFALERLYVGSTAVTDIGALHLSKGKCFSLQELCLFSTRVTVQTMKVLVDVFPQLQWLNLENTLIDIGDSPLIAKQVPPGCTVLVDGVRFHLGVGCNHSVDRLRLQD